One segment of Erigeron canadensis isolate Cc75 chromosome 2, C_canadensis_v1, whole genome shotgun sequence DNA contains the following:
- the LOC122589671 gene encoding clavaminate synthase-like protein At3g21360, with translation MAIGGFFKEVVLPEQKSYGDSVLFPAVLSPTINTSFTVFEEAIKAEMPWLDSLLKERGAILFRDFPVTSPSDFNDVVEAFGYPEAPYIGGRASRTQVIGRVYTANETPPDKRIPFHHEMAYVPDYPSKICFYCEEAPGSGGQTPIVLSHIVYDKMKERHPEFVARLEEHGVTYIILTGDEDQPSSSTGRGWKSAYNTDDKKVAEERAAKLGTRLEWMGNAAKVIAGPMPAIRFDKESQRKTWFNNLTGPVHGSRKIHDKGAFAELGNGEAVDDDIMEDCMRILDEECAIIPWKKGDVMLVNNLTVLHAREPLLKPPRRVLAAICK, from the exons ATGGCCATCGGAGGATTCTTCAAAGAAGTAGTATTACCCGAGCAAAAATCTTATGGTGACAGTGTTCTGTTCCCTGCAGTGCTGTCCCCAACCATTAACACTAGTTTTACAGTATTCGAAGAGGCTATCAAAGCTGAGATGCCATGGCTGGATTCTCTTTTAAAGGAAAGAGGTGCTATTCTCTTCCGAGACTTCCCTGTTACCTCTCCCTCTGACTTTAATGATGTTGTGGAAGCTTTCGGCTACCCTGAAGCACCTTACATTGGTGGGCGGGCCTCTAGAACCCAAGTAATTGGCAGGGTTTACACTGCTAATGAAACTCCTCCTGATAAACGAATCCCTTTCCATCATGAGATGGCATAT GTTCCAGATTACCCTtccaaaatatgtttttattgtgAAGAAGCACCAGGAAGCGGGGGACAGACTCCGATAGTTTTGAGTCATATAGTATACGATAAGATGAAAGAAAGGCACCCAGAGTTTGTTGCACGTCTCGAGGAGCATGGAGTGACGTATATAATTTTGACAGGTGATGAGGACCAACCATCATCGTCCACTGGTAGAGGTTGGAAGTCAGCGTACAATACTGATGACAAGAAAGTTGCAGAGGAAAG GGCAGCGAAGCTGGGGACAAGGCTCGAATGGATGGGAAATGCTGCCAAAGTTATAGCAGGTCCAATGCCCGCCATCAGATTCGACAAGGAAAGTCAAAGGAAGACGTGGTTCAATAATTTGACTGGTCCAGTACATGGTAGTCGTAAAATTCATGATAAGGGTGCATTTGCTGAGCTTGGAAATGGTGAAGCTGTGGATGATGATATCATGGAAGACTGCATGAGAATACTGGATGAAGAATGTGCTATAATACCTTGGAAGAAAGGTGATGTCATGCTTGTTAATAATTTGACGGTTCTTCATGCCCGTGAGCCACTACTAAAACCACCTCGCCGGGTACTTGCAGCCATTTGCAAATGA